The Pyramidobacter porci genome contains the following window.
AGGACCTTCGTTACGGCTGAAGAATTTGCGCTCAACTACTATCACGGCGTGCGCGACGTCGAAGACGACGCGGGACGCCCTTGCCCGTCTGCCGCGGCGCTCAGCCATATGCCGTACCAGAGCGTCGTACGGACGCTGGTTCACGCCATGTCGCGCCGTTTCGGCTGCGAGGAGTCGCTGCAAGGCGTCGTGGACTTCCGCAACAGCAACACGAAAACGCCCGAGGGACTGCGCGGCTACACGCGCATGCTCTACGCCGACCAAAAGGTCTGCGGCTGCACGCTCGACTGCGAGCTGCCCATGGGGCACCGCGACACGATGTGCTTCCCCTGCCGCGTAAACCGTCTGTTTCAGTTCGAGAATGTCTTCGCCGAACAGCTTCAAACGGCGGATTCTTACAAAGCGCTGTTGGACCGGGTGCTGCGGAGCATTAACGACGCGATCCGACAGGGTTTTGCCGGACTCAAAGGCCACATCGGCGAAAAGTTCGGCGGCATGGCCGTGCGCGACATAACGGAACAGGAGGCGGAAAAAGCCTTCGCCGTCGCGAAATCCGGCCAAAAAGAAGCCGCAGACACGGTTTATCACGCCATGTTCCCTCATATTCTCACGATCTGTCAGGATTTGAACGTGCCGCTGCACCTTCATTCCGGCAGCACGGGATTCAAAAATCGTACTGCCTTCTATCAGGTCGATCCGATCCTGATGGCGCCGTTCCTCAAGGAAAAACGTTTCTTCCGCGCAAAAATCGTTTTCCTGCACCAGAGTTTTCCCTTCACGCGCAACGCCGCCATCATGGCCTGCAACTTCCCCAACGTGTACCTCGACCTGAGCCAGACGCTGCCCTGGCAACCGCTGCTGTTCGCGCGCTGCCTCGAAGACGCGCTTTCGATCACGCCGCACGACAAGATCATGCTCGGCACGGGGCAACACTGGTACGCCGAAATGGTCTGGATCGCCGCCTTCATTGCCAAAAACGCGCTGGCGCGCGTCATGAGGCAGTTCGCGGAAGACGGCCTGCTCTCCGAACGTCAGGCGAAAGAAAGCGCCCGCATGGTGCTGAGCGAGAACGCGCTGAAACTTTACGGGCAAAGGGATTGATCCGCGCTTTGCCGCACGCGGCGAAAAAAAGAAAAGGCCCTTTCAGATTCGCGACAGAGCCTGAAAGGGCCGATTTTATTTCACATGCATCACATCTGATCCTCCAAGGAGGGATTTCTTTATATGTACAACGGAAAATCACGAGCCGCGGTTTTGCGCGATCTCTTCAGAAACAATCGGGTCGTCGTCGCGCCCGCCGCAGGCGATGCGCTTGGCGCCCGCATGGTGGAGGACGCCGGCTTCGAGGCCGTGGTCGTCAGCGGGTCGTCCATGTCAAATCTCGAGCTGGGCAGCGCCGACGTGGGCATCCTCTCCTACGGCGAACTGCGCAACAACTTTCTCAACATCCTCGGCGCCACGACGATCCCGATGATCGTCGACGCCGATACGGGGTACGGCGGCACGCTGCCCATCTACCGCATGGTGCGCGAGTACGAGGCCATGGACATCGCCGGCATCCAGATCGAGGATCAGGTTTTCCCGAAGATGTGCGCCTATTACAGCAACACGGCCGTGGTCAGCGCCGAGGAAATGGTGGAACGTCTGCGCGCCGTGTTCGCCGCGCGCCTCAATCCCGATTTCTTCGTGATCGCCCGCACCGATGCGGCCAAGTCGCTCGGCTTCGACGAGGCGCTGCGCCGCGCCCAGATCTATCACGGCGCCGGCGCCGACATGATCTTCATCACCGTGCCGCCCAAGGCCGAGGACATGAAGCGCATCGCCGCCCTGCCCTTTCCCGTCTGCACGAGCATCGTCGAAGGCACCGTCAACGAAGACTTCACCGTCGACCAGCTGGCGGACATGGGGTTCAAGCTCGTCAAGTTCCCGCAGACGCTGATCCGCGCTTCCATGAAAGCCATGCACGACGCGCTCGCGAGCCTGCGCGAGACCGGCGGCACCAAAGCCTACCGCGACCGCATCGCCACGCAGAAAGAGCGCGGTCTCTATACCCATATCGGCGACTTCAGCGATTTTCAGGCACGGCTCGAGAGAAACAGTTCTTTCACAGTCGAAGAGTAGCGATCGTGCGGAATGTTCCACGTGGAACATTCCGCATGAAAAACGCCCGACGGTTCAGCAGCCGCCGGGCGTTTCGTTATGATGGCCTTGCCTCGTTTTTTTCGTTTTCGCCTTTTTCCGGCGGCTGTATTTGGCGCGCTTCGCCTAAAAATACGCGGGCACGCGCACCATGTCGCGGCCGATCTCGGCCAGCGTGGCCGCGCCGGTCATGAGCATGGTCCCCGCCAGCTCGGACTGGATTTTTTTCAAATAGAGCTCCACGCCTTCGGCGCCGCCGCCGAAGGCCGATACGGTGACGGGACGGCCGATCAGCACGGCGTCCGCGCCCAGCGCCAGCATTTTGAACACGTCGACGCCGCTTCTGACGCCGCCGTCGACAAAGATCTTCATGCGGCCGTTCACGGCCTGCGCGATCTCGGGCAGCACTTCCACGGTGGACTGGCCGTGGTCGAGCACGCGGCCGCCGTGGTTGGAGACGACGATGCCGTAGCACCCGGCTTCGAGAGCTTTGAGCGCTCCCTTGACGGACATGACGCCCTTGACGATGAACGGCGTTTTCCCCGCGGCTTCGACGAGGGCGCGAAGATCGGCGACGCCCTTGGGATAGACGGATTCGCCGCGCAGCTTCACGTTGACCAGGCCGGCGGCGTCCACGTCCATGGCCACGGCCATCGCGCCGGCGGCGACGGCGTCGGCCATGCGCGCCAGCGCCTGCTTCATGGCCCATGGTTTGATGGTGGGCACGCCCCAGCCGCGCAGCGCCTTGATCGCCTCCAGCGGGCCGTAAAAGGCCTCGTCGGGCGAATCGCCGGTGAAGGCGGCACTTCCGGCGGCGTGCGCGCCTTTGACGACGCGCTCGCCGTTGGCGCCTTCGCCGAGGTCGGAAGCGTAGTTGAGCTTCATGCCGCCGATCGGCGCGGCGAAAACGGGCATCGCGAACGTGCGTCCGAAGAACTCGCAGCCCGTGTCCTGGCCGCGGTCGGCGTAGAGCGTGTCGAGCACGAGCTTCACTTCCGCAAGGGCGGCGACGTTGCGCACGAACGTGGCGCCGGTCCCCTTGCCGCCCACGCCGGGCACCTCGCCGCGGCAGGCGCGCCCGTCGCACACCGGGCAGACGCGGCACTTGGCCGCCAGCACCTTGCGCGCGTTTTCCAGCACTTCTTTGTAATCCATCACAGATCCCCCTATAATAGCAAAATATCGAACAAAACTCCGTTCCCCTGCTCCTATTATACCGCACAAAAATCAGGCCGAAACACTTCCTGTCGCAGAGGTGTTTCGGCCTGATTCGTTTCTGTATATAAATAAGTTTTTCCACCGCGTCACCCTAGCCGTGCTTCTCTGTACAGCCAGCGACGCGCCAGGGTGTAATCCCGGCTGTTGAAGTCCATGAACCTGAAGGTGGTAATGAACGCCCCGGGACCGGCGGCAGGACTTTCGTGTAACGCATCACATCTAACAAATCTTCCTTGTCTGAATCATCCCACTCAGAGATTGCAACTGCGCAATAAATTCATAACAGGGCACAAACTGTGCCAGCGTCCCCAGACACTTACTTTCGTAGTACATAAGACTTTATGCGCATTACAAAAGTCATAACGTAATCTACATTTTCATCGGAGGGGCAACCAAAGATGTCGGTACTCTCGTCTGAGGGCAAGCCGCCGCAATGGGGAACAATAAAGTCACTCTAAGCCACTAATAGATTTTGGCTTAGAGCAGATGGTGCATTAAACACGTTCCGGCGCAAAGAGCGGCGCCATGGGAAGATGCTCAGTCACAAGCTGGCTCTCCATAAGTTCAATGTAGCCTTTGCGTGTCAGAGTCGGAACAAACTCGTCCATAACGCCGCGTGCTCGAACTGCCCCATTTCTCAGCAAACGATACGCGATCAGGGCAAATATCTTTGCCGGCTCCACGTAAGCCTCATAAGGGTTGCCAACTTCAACAGACGGACTGTGCAGGGCCCCAGAAAAACCTCCTGTATTGAACTGTAGGAGAGGCATCAGGCAGCTAATGTCCCCGTAGTCTCCGCTGCTCGTGGAATGAACGTCCGGCCCTGTCTCTGTCACAGGAGTCCCGTCCGCCACGATCTCCAGCGCTTCGCGAACAACGCTGGCATCCCTCACCGGTACGATAGGCAAATTGCCGGGCAAGGTGCTGATCGAGAGACCACAGCCAGTAGCGACGGCTCCGGCACGCATAGCCCGGTCTACCTTCTTTGCCGCATCCATGTAGGACGCGATCGTCTTTCCACGAATCGAGTACTCCAAACGTACATCATCAGCTATGATATTCGTAGCTTCGCCAGCTCCCGAAGCACGACCATGGATACGAATTGTGTCTTCGTCATAGAAACTCTCCCGCTGAACATTCACGGCATGCATCGCGATCTCTGCCGCCATCATTGAGTCGACGCCATGCTGAGGGTCACCAGCAGCGTGAGCAGCACGTCCCTCAAAACGTACCATTTTCGTCACAAATCCGTTGCAGGATCGGTTGGCTACAAGATATTCCTTTACACAGGCTGCATGATGTCCTACGACAATATCCACATCGTCCAAAGCGTTCAGACGCAGTAACTCACATTTACCGCATCCATAGCGGATCAAACCTTGTTCGCGCATTCTGTTTCTCAAAGCAATTTCTATATACTCCTCTGCGGGGACGCCAAAGAAAACAACGTTACCATCCAGAGCCGTTCTCACATCAGGCAAAGTCAACGCCATTGCAGCACCAATGACCCCGGCGATTTGCGCGTTGTGCCCGCAACAGTGAGCTGCCCCAGTCTTGGGGTTAACGTGCGGACTGTTCGGGATCGGCAAAGCATCGAACTCACCCATTAGGCAGATGCTAGGACCGTCCACCCTCCCCTTCAAGCAGCTCTTAACACCTGTCACGGCCATGTTCGTTTGGGATTCCAGGCCGCACCGCCGCAACGCTTCGGTAAACTTTTTTGCTGTACGGTACTCTTGAAAACCAAGCTCCGCGTGATTCCAGATATCTGTCGCAAAGTTAATGATCTCATCCTTGCGAGCATCAATTGCCTCACAGATCCTTTGCTCGATAGTATCCACAATAACCTTTCCTTCCAGAGAAGTAAAATCTGATGTTACCTTTCCCAGCTTTCACAGAGATCACGTCAGTTTGCGGAAAGATACGCCTGAAGCCCCTGGACGAATGTCATCCCATCGTCGCTCAGCGCAGTGTTGGCATTCGTCAGGAGGCCTATATCTGACGTAATGGGACAATCCTTCAGTGCCAGGAAACGGCGTTTGCAAATGTCAAGCACCGAAGAATTTTCACCGTATGGAACGTCCACATGCCCAGAGTTGAGCGTATACCCGTCGGTTAATTCCAGCAGCTCATACTGTGCAGCCCGACTATCAACAATGTAACGTATTTTGCTCACTGGAAGATGAAGACGATCCAGTATGTCGGAGTATGGGCCAGAGTCAAGACTTTCCTGTAAGATCTGCGGAAAATTCTGAAGCTGTGCAGGTTCAACTTCATCGCCAGCTACGTGGTACAGTGGATTTTTCTCGCCGATATCCACGCCGACGCGCATTTTACATAATGGGCGCCAGACCAGCTTCCGCAAATTATAGAATGCAAGAGTGTTCTTTCTGTAACAGCTCCACAGGCGCACAATACCGAAATCAACAATGCGGTTGGTGATCGAGTCCACCATATCACCGCTGTAGTCCTCTTTGATCAGGATGCGTATATTATCAGCCTCCATTGTCGATGCCACGCGGGCTATCACGCTGCTGATATAAAAAAAACCATTGCTGATAATCCGCAGTGTTTTTGAAAGCGACATGCGAGGCGAATGATTCTGCATCGCGTAGAGCTGATTTAATTGCTCATTGATAGGCATAATGTGAGCAAGGAACATTCGGCCAAATGAGGTCAGTCTTACACCCTTCGGACTGCGATTAAAGATTCTATGCCCAAATTCATTCTCGACATTGATAATCGCGTTGGATACAGCAGATTGTGCTATAAAGAGGTTTTGCGCCGCCTGATTGATGGAACCAGCACGAGCGGCTTCGATAATGTACTTGATCTGATTATTGGTCATGCCTCCTGCCCCCTGCTGTCATGAAAAGTGAGAAGCATCTCAATCTTAGTCGATAAAGCACCCCAACAGACTAGTCATGCCCAGAAGCATCATATCATATTCGAGGAGCAAGATAAGAACAACGGGCACTTTGCCATTTACGAAGCTCTGCTTTCATGGCTGGTACAAAGCACATCTCAAAGAGCTCTCTCGCGCCATAGGCGCTATATCTCTCCCACATGTTGGCAACGGACGCCGTATCAAGGCTCAAGGGATAAGAATCGTTTAGTACCTTCGCGTCGAAAGGTAAATTATATTTTTCCGCAGTATTTTGTGCACGCTTGGCACCATCTGCAGCCATACTAAGAAGAGCCAGTGATACTGTCGTTCCAGCCGTTCCGCCAAAGGCTTCAAAGGCTGCTTCGAAGATATAATAGTACAGCTTGATACTTAAACTTTCAAAACCACTCTTGCCATCAGCCTTCGAAGGAACTACAACAGGATCAATATAGCCTGGATCATATTCGGCAAAGCTCCTTGAGCGCAGTTCTTCAGGCATATTCTGAGCTCTCAGCACCACATTGAAAGAGCAGTATTCGTCGCCTTCCTGGGTGAGAGTCTTGCCAAGATTGGTATGCCCACAATCAAAAGCGTAGTGGTTGTAGCACGCAGGATGGAACTCTTCACAATATATACGACCAATTTCGCGCTCGCCATAAGCTTTCCAGATATCCGCCATAGGACAGATCAAAGTATGGGAAATACGTTCCTCTGGGTTGAGTTCCTGCAGTTCCCGGCGAAATCGAGGATCCGGCGGCAGATCTCCATCCACTGAAAACAGACTCTTCATATTAATCTTTACGCCAAGAGCCTCATGCTTGGCACGCGTCACCTCAGCGCGGTCACGGCCAAAGCGGCGCGTTCCCTCTCGGAGGGCACGCTCCCCCTCAAGACCGAACGCGTCGATGAGCTGACGGCCCATGAAAGAGTAGAGGACCGTATAGTTATCCGATAAATCCATCATGCATTGCTGCTCATATGTATACATATACAGACACCTTCCCGGACAGACTAAAGCAAAACTGCCTTAAGAGGCTGAAGAACAAGCTTTTCAAGAAGTTCTAGCGCTTCATAACCTGTCCATGCAGTGAACTTTGTCTCAATATTGGCTGTCAGATTCAGCGGCAGAGGAAAGTTCAATTCCACGAAATCGGCATTGAACAGTTTGAGCGTCCTCGCTGCCTGACTTTGCATAGCTTCGATAGCTTGCACAGCCCATTTCTTGAGCCCCTCAGCCACAGCACACGTGCCTTCAGGACCTTCGCGTTCGGTCGCGACCTCAAGCAGATGGAAGTAAATTGAAAGCGTCATGCCCGTAGCCCCATCGTCGAAGTTCGTATTAGGAAGCTGTGCTAGATCAACCTCACCATGCGTGAAGGATTCAGCGCCGCGCTCCGATGAGACATTCGCCTCGCGAAAGTACATTGAAAAGCGGCAGAAAGTATCGCACGGGGATGTCAAAATCTTCGAAAGATTCAGCTGACCTTTATCCTCCGTAAAAGCCAGAAGGCGCGCGTACTGATATTCTTCACAGTACAGACTGCCGATCTTCGACTCGCTGTACTTGTTCCAGAAGTTCGCCAGCGGACAAGTGTACACCTCCCAAATCTGGCGATCTTCTTGATCAAAAAGCACATTGCAGCGAACGCGAGGGTCATC
Protein-coding sequences here:
- a CDS encoding LysR family transcriptional regulator, which produces MTNNQIKYIIEAARAGSINQAAQNLFIAQSAVSNAIINVENEFGHRIFNRSPKGVRLTSFGRMFLAHIMPINEQLNQLYAMQNHSPRMSLSKTLRIISNGFFYISSVIARVASTMEADNIRILIKEDYSGDMVDSITNRIVDFGIVRLWSCYRKNTLAFYNLRKLVWRPLCKMRVGVDIGEKNPLYHVAGDEVEPAQLQNFPQILQESLDSGPYSDILDRLHLPVSKIRYIVDSRAAQYELLELTDGYTLNSGHVDVPYGENSSVLDICKRRFLALKDCPITSDIGLLTNANTALSDDGMTFVQGLQAYLSAN
- a CDS encoding alpha-hydroxy-acid oxidizing protein, producing the protein MDYKEVLENARKVLAAKCRVCPVCDGRACRGEVPGVGGKGTGATFVRNVAALAEVKLVLDTLYADRGQDTGCEFFGRTFAMPVFAAPIGGMKLNYASDLGEGANGERVVKGAHAAGSAAFTGDSPDEAFYGPLEAIKALRGWGVPTIKPWAMKQALARMADAVAAGAMAVAMDVDAAGLVNVKLRGESVYPKGVADLRALVEAAGKTPFIVKGVMSVKGALKALEAGCYGIVVSNHGGRVLDHGQSTVEVLPEIAQAVNGRMKIFVDGGVRSGVDVFKMLALGADAVLIGRPVTVSAFGGGAEGVELYLKKIQSELAGTMLMTGAATLAEIGRDMVRVPAYF
- a CDS encoding amidohydrolase, whose protein sequence is MDTIEQRICEAIDARKDEIINFATDIWNHAELGFQEYRTAKKFTEALRRCGLESQTNMAVTGVKSCLKGRVDGPSICLMGEFDALPIPNSPHVNPKTGAAHCCGHNAQIAGVIGAAMALTLPDVRTALDGNVVFFGVPAEEYIEIALRNRMREQGLIRYGCGKCELLRLNALDDVDIVVGHHAACVKEYLVANRSCNGFVTKMVRFEGRAAHAAGDPQHGVDSMMAAEIAMHAVNVQRESFYDEDTIRIHGRASGAGEATNIIADDVRLEYSIRGKTIASYMDAAKKVDRAMRAGAVATGCGLSISTLPGNLPIVPVRDASVVREALEIVADGTPVTETGPDVHSTSSGDYGDISCLMPLLQFNTGGFSGALHSPSVEVGNPYEAYVEPAKIFALIAYRLLRNGAVRARGVMDEFVPTLTRKGYIELMESQLVTEHLPMAPLFAPERV
- a CDS encoding isocitrate lyase/PEP mutase family protein, yielding MYNGKSRAAVLRDLFRNNRVVVAPAAGDALGARMVEDAGFEAVVVSGSSMSNLELGSADVGILSYGELRNNFLNILGATTIPMIVDADTGYGGTLPIYRMVREYEAMDIAGIQIEDQVFPKMCAYYSNTAVVSAEEMVERLRAVFAARLNPDFFVIARTDAAKSLGFDEALRRAQIYHGAGADMIFITVPPKAEDMKRIAALPFPVCTSIVEGTVNEDFTVDQLADMGFKLVKFPQTLIRASMKAMHDALASLRETGGTKAYRDRIATQKERGLYTHIGDFSDFQARLERNSSFTVEE
- a CDS encoding amidohydrolase family protein; its protein translation is MADFDFSHEAFYDNHTHRLFTDRTFVTAEEFALNYYHGVRDVEDDAGRPCPSAAALSHMPYQSVVRTLVHAMSRRFGCEESLQGVVDFRNSNTKTPEGLRGYTRMLYADQKVCGCTLDCELPMGHRDTMCFPCRVNRLFQFENVFAEQLQTADSYKALLDRVLRSINDAIRQGFAGLKGHIGEKFGGMAVRDITEQEAEKAFAVAKSGQKEAADTVYHAMFPHILTICQDLNVPLHLHSGSTGFKNRTAFYQVDPILMAPFLKEKRFFRAKIVFLHQSFPFTRNAAIMACNFPNVYLDLSQTLPWQPLLFARCLEDALSITPHDKIMLGTGQHWYAEMVWIAAFIAKNALARVMRQFAEDGLLSERQAKESARMVLSENALKLYGQRD
- a CDS encoding L-2-amino-thiazoline-4-carboxylic acid hydrolase, producing the protein MYTYPEIRLQNKQDAFSAMFMFLSRSILALCGERKGEGIIREAVRRAGRESGMAQLKKLRTAGIPTNLHNLFNTGLDYLDDPRVRCNVLFDQEDRQIWEVYTCPLANFWNKYSESKIGSLYCEEYQYARLLAFTEDKGQLNLSKILTSPCDTFCRFSMYFREANVSSERGAESFTHGEVDLAQLPNTNFDDGATGMTLSIYFHLLEVATEREGPEGTCAVAEGLKKWAVQAIEAMQSQAARTLKLFNADFVELNFPLPLNLTANIETKFTAWTGYEALELLEKLVLQPLKAVLL
- a CDS encoding L-2-amino-thiazoline-4-carboxylic acid hydrolase, with amino-acid sequence MMDLSDNYTVLYSFMGRQLIDAFGLEGERALREGTRRFGRDRAEVTRAKHEALGVKINMKSLFSVDGDLPPDPRFRRELQELNPEERISHTLICPMADIWKAYGEREIGRIYCEEFHPACYNHYAFDCGHTNLGKTLTQEGDEYCSFNVVLRAQNMPEELRSRSFAEYDPGYIDPVVVPSKADGKSGFESLSIKLYYYIFEAAFEAFGGTAGTTVSLALLSMAADGAKRAQNTAEKYNLPFDAKVLNDSYPLSLDTASVANMWERYSAYGARELFEMCFVPAMKAELRKWQSARCSYLAPRI